The window CCCCAGTACCTTGGAATATGACTTTATAGATGGCTCCAGACCCATGATGATTGGATGTATGTTTTTGACTTTATAATAGTATAAAAACAATATGCATTCAATAGAAAGTGTAGTATGGATTTTGAATTTTGACCTTTTCCTTTGCTGGTGATATGCGGTAAGATACTCTCTCGTGACGCTAGGCAGCGGCATCCTGCCCAGCTCCAATCAGCCACGGCTCCCTGTCAGCCATGTGATCACATAGGCAATCAACCCATAAGCTACCatgtagtatttaaaaaaattttttaaattaattaatttttttagtgagaggaggggagatagagagacagactcctgcatgtgcctcgaccgagatccacccaaaACCCCAGTCTGGGACCAATGCAAGAATCAGCTGAAATATACTCAGCACCTGAGGGTGACGCTTGGATGAGTTGATCTATACTCAGCGCCCGGGGACCATACTTAAAGCtatcgagtcactggctgcagggggaagagagagaagggggagagagaggggaagagaagcagatggtcacttctaatgTGTGCTCTGaacagaaatcgaacccgggacccagGCTGATGcaccatccactgagccaatcagccagggcctacagtgtAGTATTTAATGGGCTTTTATTTAGGGTATTTTCAATTTCCAGTGAGTTGAGCTGTAACCTTGTCATCAGTTGAGGAGCATCTGTATGTGAAGACAGGGTCTTTAAATAGGTGATTAAGATTAAATAAGGTCATATGGCTAGATTCTaacccaatatgactggtgttcttataagaagagatattaaaatatagGCACAAAGACACAAAAAGGAGGAcaaccatctacaagccaaggaaggaggcctcagaagaaacaaccctgctgacacctgggTCTTGGATGTCCAGCCTCCAGGATGGTGAGAAAATAAACGTCTGCTCTTTAACCCCTCAGTGTGTGGTATTTGTTGTGGCTGTCCAAGCAGACCCCGGTTCCTGGTGAGCGAGGCCCGAGGTGGGTTCAGAGCCCACATGCTCTCTTGGCTGGAAAACTTCTGCAGCAAAACGTCCAACTCGACCAAGTGGCTTCAAGTGAGTGACACTTTCTGGAAGTCACTTGCGGGGTGACTCACATTACTCACCATGATGCCTCCCCAGAAAGGATAGCCTCCGTAGAACGAGACCGCTGTGTAGGGCCCGGCCGAGACCCCTGGGTAGGGCCCGGCCGCAACGACCGTGGCTAGGACGCCTCCGAGGCTGATGTGTATCAGGCCGAGTATGATCTGGATGGCCTGTCAGGGGAACCACAGGGAGAGACCGGCGTTTCTGAGGCTGAATCTTGCCCCCACCTCCCTTGTGCCTCttttatactttaataaacattttgttttcttggtCTAAAAAGTAATttggaaactataaaaatgaaatgtaaactataatcccccccccccccccacacacacacacatagaaaatAACCAGGTACATATTGACATATACCTTTCCATGACTGTTTTCAAATATACACACCAATAATACAAAATGGCTCTACATAGTTAACTTAATATTCCCTTATGAACACGTCCCCATGGTCTTAAGTGTTCTTTAAACATTTGCTTTTTAAGGGTTGCCCAGATCCATTGTGTGGACTGGATCTTGGGCAGGTAAGATTCCTTCTATGTTTACATATTATAAACAACACTGTGAGGAACATCTTTGTAGACAAGTCTCTGTGTTCATCTGTTATTTCTTTGGGATATAGTTTCGGGTTGAGCTGTGTCTGCCTCTCTCCCATTAAATTAATACATTGACGTTCTAGGCCCCAGTGCCTCAGATTGGACTTCCTTTGGACATAGGGTTGCTGCAGATGTAATTAGACCGTTTGACATATTGTGGAATAGGGTGGTCCCTAGTGCTATGTGACTGCTGTCCTTTTAAAGGGGTGCCATGTGAAGAGACACCCATGCATACAGGAGAATGCCATGATGGGAGAGATGCTGCCCTAAGCCAAGGACCTACCAGAAGCTCAGAGACTGGCCTGGAACAGATCCTTCCCTAAAGTCCCAGAGGCAGCACGGCCCCATGGTTACTTTGATTACAAACTTCTGGCCCTCAGAACTGTGCgacaataaatttttgttgttttacacCAACCGTATTCATGGTATTTTGTGATGGCAGTTATAAAAAGTTAATACATATTTTTGCCCAAGTGAGATATGTACatccacatatatgtatatgtatatgtactacaAACATGAAGTGAATGCAAATATATTATTTCCTTAAATTTGCACAAATGAGAGCATATTATATGTAATGTCTGCCCCTGATTTTCTTCCCGGTGAATTGTATAGGTTGGGAGTATGTTCACAAGGAGCTTTCCTTTTATAGCTCCACAGCGTTTTCTTCTCTGGATGTCACTGATTTAACCAGTACTGTGTTGATGGGTACTTTGGTTGTCCCCATTCCTTCCCTGTCACAAACAGTGCTGCAGTAAGTAGCCTCATCCATGTCATATGTCTCGTGTGCACAGTCATGTCTGCCAGACAGAGTCTCGGAAATGGAATTACTGAGCATATTTCAGTTGGCAGCTACCGATCAACCTCCATGTAGGCTCTAGCGACGGACATTCCCAGGAGCAGTCTGTGGgcgtggagctgggatttgatccCGGGTAGCCTGGATCAGAAGCCATGGTGTCATCATTCAGCTGTGCACTGAAGTGGGCCTCCCCTTGTCCTACCCAGGGCTCCTGTTAGGGGGGATCACAGTGAGCTCTTACTTTGCTCCCATTGTGCAAGGAATGCATTCAGGCACGTGGGTTTGGGCTCCCCCTTGAGGCTCGCTGCCTCGGCCTTCTTCCGGAGGCTGCACGGGTCAACATGGATTCTGGCAGTAGGACCAAGGCTCCAATTTACTGCCTGtttgttgcttttctttctctttcctaaaaTGCCTAAGTTAGCAAATACAAGGCCCCCTACGGAGGGGAGGCCTGGTGGTGCTGCCCAGCTGAACTTCCTGATAGACCTGAGTTAGGCAAGGCTAGGGGTGGAGGGCGTCAGCCTCACTCACGGGATTGGAGATTCTGTATTTCCAAACTCCTGCCTGCCCTGACTGCAGCCACGGGGCCCCTGGTCTGCAGTGTGTGAAATCTCACTTACCCCTAAGACTTTGCCTTCTGTCAAGGTTCTCTGGGCAGGTGGTGAATACACGGGTGGCTGCCCCACCTGCCCATTGAACCTTAGATTGTAGTCAGGAACTGGCTGGACTTGCTGATGGTTGAATGGATACTGAGGCACCTGAGACATGATCCCCGAGACCTCAGGTCTCTTGTGATGTACGACCGGAAACACAGGATTGTCCACGGAGCCCGCCGAGGTCATCAAATACACGctgctaaaaaataaatgcaatagagTCATCCCTCTCATGTGCACTGGTGTGCACATTGAAAGAGGACTTTTGCTTTCATTACCTGGTTTGGAGCATCTCAGCCCCTTTGCGTTCATTAATTCTGTGTTGGAGATGGCAGTTAGCTGTTAGAGGCACTAACACAGTCAGTGCCCTCCGAACGTGTCTGCTTCGACCCTCACACCTGCCCAGTTTTGCAGTGGAGAAAACTAAGGCCCAAAGAGGATAAGCACTACGCTGGGGCAGGGCTTGTCCTTCTCATATTTGTGTCTCTCATCGTGCTAAGCACGGTGCTTTGCATATAGCGGCACTGCAGACTTTCAGAGCTGGTCGGTTTCTTGGAGAACATGCTGTCCAATTCTCcaaactaaaaacagaaattcAGGCCGGGTGTGTGGATTTGGGACCCAAATTCTTCTGGGTCCCAGTCATATCGACATTAGTTAAATGGAGGTCAGTATCCCCCAGGGAAGCCTGTTGCTGGGCAGAGTCTACTTATTGGGTAGACTCTGTTGCTCAGTTTTCTAGGCCACTTGTGAATTCTGGTTTGGTTTaaaaactttcttctttctttctctctctctctctctctctctctttcttcctttctttccctccctccctccctccctttcctttcttcttttcttgagtCACAATGTAAGTTAAAtttactttgtttattcactGCACATTTCATTTGGGTAGACAACTCTTATGTTTCGTGCATgaaatttagagaaaaatctTAGGTGAATTTCAGTAACATACCTAGAAGCTACTTGTAAATAAAACTGAGGTGAATATAATGATTCACAGAACCCCTTTTCAGAAGCACAACAAAAACATATTTGCAGACAGGATGGTACAGTAAATCCTCAGAAATGCGATAGAAGGTGGCCACTCTGGTGACCGGACATGCTAGTAGGGCTCTCGGCAATGAAAACATTCTCAATGACAACATGCAGACCTGACTCTCCCATCTGAGGTGCAAGACCATTGCATTCTATGAGGCATTTTATCAGGCGGGATTTATAATCTATCTCCCTGTTCTTCAGACACTACTTACACTTTCTCCTGAACACCATAAACCTATGGCCACATATTTACTGAAATACTTATCGTCATGGATGTGTCCTCGATAAGGTTCCATGGTCCTAAACCACAGTGACAATACTTTATTAGTTATAATGATCACAGCTATCGCTGAGTATCTGGTTATCATGTCATTTTAACTATAGTTTGTTTATAAGCTGCTCtcacaggtcttttttttttctggtttcatataattttatttttataaaaagagtcATTCACtgacacataaatatatatgattcTTAAACCTCTTGAGGACATCCCAGACAAATAAAGTCACGAATAGAAAAGTGACTTCACTTAGGGGGCCCTAAGTGAAGACGTGTGGGTCATCGGGGATAAGAACTCAGAATTCACACTGCTTAGCACTTAGGTTGGTGCTTCTTTGAACCACTGCAAGTCACTAACTTTCTTATTGGCAAGTGATGGTAACCCTGATATTTCTAAGGACCCTCAAtactatcatctatctatctatctatctatctatctatctatctatctatctacgtACTTACTTACCTACTTATCTATCTAATCAGTCACTTACATATCAACTAATGATCTATCATAACCAGGAGATACATGTAGTTTTTAGTATGGAGCCAGCATTCATAATGGGGAAGCAGTATTCCTTTGTTGACCTGGGAAATACttcttaaaaactttaaaaacctatccgttgtgggccctggctggttggctcagtggtagagcatcggcctggcgtgcaggagtctcaggttcgattcccggccagggcacacaggagaagcgcccatctgcttctccacccctccccctctccttcctctctgtctctctcttcccgtactgcagccgaggctccattggagcaaagatgccggggcgctggggatggctccttggcctctgccccaggtgctagagtggctctggtcgcaacagagtgatgccccggaggggcagagcatcgccccctggtgggcagagcgtcgccccctggtgggtgtgctgggtggatcccggtcgggcgcatgcaggagtctgtctgactgtctctccccgtttccagcttcagaaaaatacaaaaacaacaacaacaacaaaaaaaccctatccgttgtgtacacacacacacacacacacacacgcacacgcacagatgcacacacacacttgcatacACCCTCTATATAGTCAGGCAGGAAGTGAGAATTATTTCCATGTTACATCATCCAGGAACCCTCTGGACACCATCAAGCGCCATATTGAGGTTTCCACGCAGCAATTTTTCATGCTGGGGTCATCTTGCTTTATTCCCAGAGGGTCTCACACCCTACAGGCATTCGCGGGTTGGGGTGATGAATGGAGGCAAAGACCCAGACAGGGTCCCTAAGTAGAAGACTTTCATCTGTGCGGAAGCAGAAGCAGACGGTCTCCTCATTTcctggctccctccctcccttacagCCTCACAGGAAATACACAGCAACTTTGTCCTTGTAAGATTCTATTTCCCAAGAATTACCAACATCGCATGCTGGCCAGCTGGATGGAACCTGCAATGTACTGGCATAAAGAATCTGAAAAATCATCAGGTATTTCTCACTTGCAACACTGTTTCCTCCCTAGTTAGTCCCAGTACTAGGACTCAACAAAACTAGAGGGTGCTCAGACTGTGGCAGGAACTTTAGATTGAGTCAGAGGCTGCTTCCGCCTGGGGCTCAGTTCAGGTGGGATGGCTAATATTAAGCGCCTACGGGGTATCCAGCACCATCCTCAGCTGTCTGCATTTCTGTAGGCCTGAGCCCCTGGGACGCATCACCACTGGTCCAGCCCTCATTTTCTTGGAGTgtaaaaatcattttgttttagaATCTATATAGATAGTATCTTGCTAACACAGCTCGTTGATGACCTGAGAGGCTAGAACATGAGGAATGTGTCCAGATCTACAGTTTGTCAAGGAGCCAGGTGCCACGGGACCAAAAGATCTTTACACAGATCCCTGATTTTTATAATTACTCCTTGAGGGAGACCACATACTATTCTCGTTTTGTAGATAATAAGgtaactaaaaaagaaagaagttccaGTATTTCCAATGCAGAGTCTTATGAAGCAGAGACTTTGAACAGTGTCTCTGGCTGCAAAGCGTAcatgatttttcttaaaggatAGCACTTTGTATTACAAATCGTCATAAATGTATCagtttaaaagataatttaataaGGAGCTCATCTCTgtgtaggtcagaagtctggcATGGCGTGACTGAGGTCCCTGATCAGGGTATCGCAAGGCTGAAGACAAAGTCTCTCACCAAGCTGAGTTCTTCTTTCACTTTTTGGGGGGGCCGACGCCAAACAGCTAGTGCCATAAACCCTGCCGTGAGTCTACCCGACAGCCAGAGTTACCATACGTCCCCTTTGGTGGAGAACATTCCAGAATCCCTGGGTTTTCCGCAGAACCATCCGACTGGGTGCACTCACCTGCTGGGTCAGCGTGCGGtacctcctgctcctcttcccccgGCTTCCTTGTAGGCAACTGGGCTTTTCCCAAAAGAATAAACGCACCAGGTTCGGTTGGGTGACACGTTTAGAAAGATCCAAAGTCCTTCTCTTAGGTGCAGCTGTCTAGAGTTCAGCTTCCCCACCCACATTATTTCCTGTAACTGACAAGGAAGCAGTTGTGTAAGTGAAAGAAAGGGCTGGGCTTGGTGAGGTGGGAGATACAGAAATGCATTTGGTCAGTATCTGTTCATGGGGAAACCCAAAATAAGACATCCACTGCTTTGATTTTAGAAATAACCGTCCAGAGTAAGGGGATAGGAGAGTCAAGGCTGAAGTACGGATGGAGGCTGTGTATCTAGTTGAACTCTCGTCATTGTCCAGCAAATGATGCTCACGCCCCTTCTTTGTCATCTCCGCCAGCCTGAACCCTTCCAGCAGTGGGGGACTTGTTGCTACTTGAACTTCTCTTGTTAGAGAAAGATAATAAATAGACTATCGTCCCCTGTGTACCTAGAGACAACTGAGTATCCCTACAAGACacgcaatgcaatatacagataaagtATTGTAAGGTTGtgtacctgaaatctatgtaattttattaaccagtgtcaccccaataagttaaattaaaaaaaaaagattcaatctTTTTACATTGATCCCACCCATTCTAGGCAAGCTGATGGTTTATACATACTTTTGTGAGGTCTTGTATAGCTTGATATCCCGGAAGTACAAAGAAGGCAGTCTTACCATGTTTAATTGAAAAAAGGTTAGTGAAGGACTTATATACAGAAATGTGGGCAGTTTATGGCAACTAAAAGAGCTCTCGACAGACTTGG is drawn from Saccopteryx leptura isolate mSacLep1 chromosome 1, mSacLep1_pri_phased_curated, whole genome shotgun sequence and contains these coding sequences:
- the LOC136388573 gene encoding membrane-spanning 4-domains subfamily A member 8-like; amino-acid sequence: MTSAGSVDNPVFPVVHHKRPEVSGIMSQVPQYPFNHQQVQPVPDYNLRFNGQVGQPPVYSPPAQRTLTEGKVLGAIQIILGLIHISLGGVLATVVAAGPYPGVSAGPYTAVSFYGGYPFWGGIMFIISGCLSVSAEQQPNSSCLLQSSVGMNIFSAICSLVGIAVLITDLCINSPYYHFDDYFYWVRSPGLAASAVLLVFSLLQFCITCTSAHFGCQLVGHSHNNGPVVVYPNVFVANTMANPHY